From a single Microbacterium terrisoli genomic region:
- a CDS encoding HpcH/HpaI aldolase family protein, whose amino-acid sequence MSLRVKPTLRDRLAAASRPLVGIWTCSGSALAAEICAGSGMDWLLVDGEHSPIELHDLIGILQAAEAYPITPLVRVAANDIVRIKQVLDTGAQNILVPMVSSVAEAQAAADAVHYPPRGGRGVGSALARSARWNRVDGYLQNAAEHMSLIVQAETAEAVEHAAEIAAVDGIDGVFVGPSDLAASMGLLGQQSHPDVVAAVHRVFEAVHAAGKPVGVNAFDPAVADSYIQAGADFVAVGADVSLLARGSEALAARFIPDGADATSTSRASY is encoded by the coding sequence ATGTCGCTTCGAGTGAAGCCCACCCTGCGCGACCGGCTGGCCGCAGCATCCCGCCCGCTCGTCGGAATCTGGACCTGCTCGGGCTCTGCGCTGGCCGCCGAGATCTGCGCCGGCAGCGGCATGGACTGGCTGCTCGTGGACGGCGAGCACTCCCCCATCGAACTGCACGATCTCATCGGCATTCTGCAGGCCGCCGAGGCATACCCCATCACGCCGCTGGTGCGGGTGGCCGCGAACGACATCGTGCGCATCAAGCAGGTGCTGGACACCGGGGCGCAAAACATCCTGGTGCCGATGGTCTCGTCGGTCGCCGAGGCGCAGGCGGCGGCGGATGCCGTGCACTATCCGCCGCGCGGCGGCCGCGGAGTGGGCTCGGCGCTGGCCCGTTCGGCGCGATGGAACCGCGTCGACGGCTACCTGCAGAACGCGGCCGAGCATATGTCGCTGATCGTGCAGGCCGAGACCGCCGAAGCGGTCGAGCACGCGGCCGAGATCGCCGCCGTCGACGGCATCGACGGCGTGTTCGTCGGGCCGAGCGACCTGGCGGCGTCGATGGGGCTGCTGGGACAGCAGTCGCATCCGGATGTCGTGGCCGCCGTGCACCGCGTGTTCGAGGCCGTCCACGCCGCCGGCAAGCCGGTCGGTGTGAACGCGTTCGACCCCGCCGTGGCCGACTCCTACATCCAGGCCGGTGCCGACTTCGTCGCCGTCGGCGCGGACGTCTCGCTGCTGGCGCGCGGGTCCGAGGCGCTGGCCGCCCGGTTCATTCCGGACGGCGCGGATGCGACATCCACCTCCCGCGCCTCGTACTGA
- the hpaH gene encoding 2-oxo-hept-4-ene-1,7-dioate hydratase: protein MLEPDIIARIAEELAEADRTHGVVPRITARYPDATIEDSYAIQGVWRDKNLAAGRRLVGRKIGLTSKAMQQATGITEPDYGVMFDDTVYENGSTIAFDQFSNVRIEVELAFVLNAPLEGPHCSLFDVLRATEYVTPALEVLNSHIELEGRTIVDTISDNAAYGAMVLGGIPMRPDQLDLRWVSAMLYRNQTIEETGVAAGVLNHPATGVAWLVNKFHQHGSRLEAGEIILAGSFTRPMWVERFDTVHCDYGQMGTITCRFE from the coding sequence ATGCTGGAGCCCGACATCATCGCGCGCATCGCCGAGGAACTTGCCGAGGCGGATCGCACGCACGGCGTCGTCCCCCGGATCACGGCGCGCTACCCCGATGCGACCATCGAGGACTCGTACGCGATCCAGGGCGTGTGGCGGGACAAGAACCTCGCCGCCGGCCGGCGCCTGGTCGGCCGCAAGATCGGCCTCACTTCCAAGGCGATGCAGCAGGCCACCGGCATCACCGAGCCGGACTACGGCGTCATGTTCGACGACACCGTGTACGAGAACGGGTCGACGATCGCGTTCGATCAGTTCTCGAACGTGCGCATCGAGGTCGAGCTCGCCTTCGTGCTGAACGCCCCGCTCGAAGGCCCGCACTGCTCGCTGTTCGATGTGCTGCGGGCGACCGAGTACGTGACCCCGGCCCTCGAGGTGCTCAACTCGCACATCGAGCTGGAAGGCCGCACGATCGTCGACACGATCAGCGACAACGCCGCGTACGGCGCGATGGTGCTCGGCGGCATCCCGATGCGGCCCGACCAGCTCGACCTGCGCTGGGTGTCGGCCATGCTCTACCGCAACCAGACGATCGAAGAGACCGGGGTGGCCGCCGGCGTGCTCAACCATCCGGCGACCGGCGTCGCATGGCTGGTGAACAAGTTCCACCAGCACGGCTCGCGGCTCGAGGCCGGCGAGATCATTCTGGCGGGCTCGTTCACCCGACCGATGTGGGTGGAGCGCTTCGACACCGTGCACTGCGATTACGGACAGATGGGAACCATCACATGTCGCTTCGAGTGA
- the hpaD gene encoding 3,4-dihydroxyphenylacetate 2,3-dioxygenase, whose translation MTNRKDMTLTSSGYYVSAEAPIETPNPVPTPTSPAPDILRCAYMELVVTDLKRSRSFYVDVLGLYVTEEDESTIYLRSTEEFIHHNLVLRQGAVAAVAAFSYRVRTPEDLERAVAFYTELGCDVRRNPQGFTKGIGDSVRVVDPLGFPYEFFYQTEHVERLSWRYDLHKPGELVRLDHFNQVTPDVPRATKFMQDLGFRVTEDIQDEEGTVYAAWMRRKPTVHDTAMTGGDGPRMHHVAFATHEKHNILAICDILGALRMSDRIERGPGRHGVSNAFYLYLRDPDGHRVEIYTQDYYTGDPDNPVITWDVHDNQRRDWWGNPVVPSWYTDASLVLDLDGNPQPVIARTDTSELAVTIGADGFSYTREGDGDDLPEWKQGEYKLGHQL comes from the coding sequence ATGACCAACCGTAAAGACATGACGCTGACCTCGTCGGGGTACTACGTCTCCGCCGAAGCACCGATCGAGACCCCGAACCCGGTGCCGACGCCCACCAGCCCGGCCCCCGACATCCTGCGCTGCGCATACATGGAGCTCGTGGTCACCGACCTCAAGCGCTCGCGCAGCTTCTATGTCGACGTCCTCGGACTGTACGTGACCGAAGAGGACGAGAGCACGATCTACCTGCGCTCGACCGAGGAGTTCATCCACCACAACCTGGTGCTGCGCCAGGGCGCGGTGGCCGCCGTCGCCGCCTTCAGCTACCGCGTGCGCACGCCCGAGGACCTCGAGCGTGCGGTCGCCTTCTACACCGAGCTCGGCTGCGACGTGCGCCGCAACCCGCAGGGGTTCACGAAGGGCATCGGCGACTCGGTGCGCGTGGTCGACCCGCTCGGCTTCCCCTACGAGTTCTTCTACCAGACCGAGCACGTCGAGCGGCTCAGCTGGCGCTACGACCTGCACAAGCCCGGCGAGCTGGTGCGCCTGGACCACTTCAACCAGGTCACCCCCGACGTGCCGCGTGCCACGAAGTTCATGCAGGACCTCGGCTTCCGCGTGACCGAAGACATCCAGGACGAAGAAGGAACCGTCTACGCCGCGTGGATGCGCCGCAAGCCCACTGTGCACGACACCGCGATGACCGGTGGCGACGGCCCGCGCATGCACCACGTCGCGTTCGCCACGCACGAGAAGCACAACATCCTCGCGATCTGCGACATCCTGGGCGCCCTGCGCATGTCGGACCGCATCGAGCGCGGACCCGGCCGCCACGGCGTCTCGAACGCGTTCTATCTGTACCTGCGCGACCCCGACGGCCACCGCGTGGAGATCTACACGCAGGACTACTACACCGGCGACCCCGACAACCCGGTGATCACCTGGGACGTGCACGACAACCAGCGCCGCGACTGGTGGGGCAACCCGGTCGTGCCCAGCTGGTACACCGACGCGTCGCTCGTGCTGGATCTGGACGGCAACCCCCAGCCGGTCATCGCGCGCACCGACACGAGCGAGTTGGCGGTGACCATCGGCGCCGACGGCTTCTCGTACACTCGCGAGGGCGACGGCGACGACTTGCCGGAGTGGAAGCAGGGCGAATACAAGCTGGGTCACCAGCTGTAG
- the hpaE gene encoding 5-carboxymethyl-2-hydroxymuconate semialdehyde dehydrogenase: MTDTAVNTRHVPADLPGRIQHYIDGEFVDSLDGDTFGVLDPVSNEVYLQAASGKKADIDRAVAAAKKAFDEGPWPRMLPRERSRILHKIADIVESRDTRLAELESFDSGLPITQALGQARRAAENFRFFADLIVAQSDDTFKVPGRQINYVNRKPIGVAGLITPWNTPFMLESWKLGPALATGNTVVLKPAEFTPLSASLWPGIFEEAGLPRGVFNLVNGFGEEGFAGDSLVKHPDVPLISFTGESRTGQIIFGNAAPFLKGLSMELGGKSPAIVFADADLTAAIDATIFGVFSLNGERCTAGSRILVQREVYDEFVERYAAQAKRVKVGYPHDPSTEVGALVHPEHYEKVMGYVEIGKQEARLVAGGGRPKGFPEGNFIAPTVFADVKPDARIFQEEIFGPVVAITPFDTDEEALALANGVKYGLAAYVWTNDLKRAHNFAQAIEAGMVWLNSNNVRDLRTPFGGVKSSGLGHEGGYRSIDFYTDQQAVHITLGKVHNPTFGTQEHHTEVDLDDPDPR, encoded by the coding sequence ATGACCGATACCGCTGTGAACACCCGGCACGTGCCGGCAGACCTGCCCGGCCGCATCCAGCACTACATCGACGGCGAATTCGTCGACTCGCTGGACGGCGACACGTTCGGTGTCTTGGATCCCGTCTCGAACGAGGTCTATCTGCAGGCGGCGTCCGGCAAGAAGGCCGACATCGACCGGGCCGTCGCCGCAGCCAAGAAGGCGTTCGACGAGGGCCCCTGGCCCCGGATGCTGCCACGTGAGCGCAGCCGCATCCTGCACAAGATCGCCGACATCGTCGAGTCGCGCGACACGCGCCTGGCAGAGCTCGAGTCGTTCGACTCCGGCCTTCCGATCACGCAGGCGCTGGGCCAGGCCCGCCGCGCCGCCGAGAACTTCCGCTTCTTCGCCGACCTGATCGTGGCCCAGTCCGACGACACGTTCAAGGTGCCCGGCCGCCAGATCAACTACGTCAACCGCAAGCCGATCGGTGTGGCGGGTCTGATCACCCCGTGGAACACCCCGTTCATGCTCGAGTCGTGGAAGCTGGGCCCGGCCTTGGCCACCGGCAACACCGTGGTGCTCAAGCCTGCCGAGTTCACGCCGCTGTCGGCCTCGCTGTGGCCGGGCATCTTCGAAGAGGCGGGTCTGCCTCGGGGCGTCTTCAACCTCGTCAACGGCTTCGGCGAAGAGGGCTTTGCGGGCGACTCGCTCGTCAAGCACCCCGACGTGCCGCTGATCTCGTTCACCGGCGAGAGCCGCACGGGCCAGATCATCTTCGGCAACGCCGCGCCGTTCCTGAAGGGGCTGTCGATGGAGCTGGGCGGCAAGTCGCCGGCCATCGTGTTCGCCGACGCCGACCTGACCGCCGCCATCGACGCCACGATCTTCGGCGTGTTCTCGCTGAACGGCGAGCGCTGCACGGCCGGCAGCCGCATCCTGGTGCAGCGCGAGGTGTACGACGAGTTCGTCGAGCGCTATGCCGCACAGGCCAAGCGCGTGAAGGTCGGCTACCCGCACGATCCCTCGACCGAGGTCGGTGCGCTCGTGCACCCCGAGCACTACGAGAAGGTGATGGGCTACGTCGAGATCGGCAAGCAGGAGGCGCGGCTGGTCGCCGGCGGCGGCCGCCCCAAGGGCTTCCCCGAGGGCAACTTCATCGCCCCGACGGTGTTCGCCGATGTGAAGCCCGACGCCCGCATCTTCCAAGAGGAGATCTTCGGTCCGGTGGTCGCCATCACCCCCTTCGACACTGACGAAGAGGCCCTGGCCCTGGCCAACGGCGTCAAGTACGGCCTGGCTGCCTACGTCTGGACCAACGACCTCAAGCGCGCACACAACTTCGCGCAGGCGATCGAGGCCGGCATGGTGTGGCTGAACTCGAACAACGTGCGCGATCTGCGCACCCCGTTCGGCGGCGTCAAGTCCTCGGGCCTCGGCCACGAGGGCGGCTACCGCTCGATCGACTTCTACACCGACCAGCAGGCCGTGCACATCACGCTCGGAAAGGTGCACAACCCCACCTTCGGCACGCAAGAGCATCACACCGAGGTCGACCTCGATGACCCGGACCCCCGCTGA
- a CDS encoding GntR family transcriptional regulator: MTDALLHTVSKSQRAYGYIHDRIVDHQYSPGYRLVLSAIADELDMSVVPVREAIRRLEAEGYVTFERNVGARVAVADESEYVYTMQTLGLVEGSAISLAAPLLSAQHLERAHRYNAQLRALLEDFDAHEFTRVNQLFHATLFESCPNPHILDLVHRGWRRLPGVRDSTFSFIPARAGHSVDEHEEILRLIETDAPALEIELAARNHRWRTMDEFVAARHSAHH; this comes from the coding sequence ATGACCGACGCGCTCCTTCACACCGTCAGCAAGTCCCAACGGGCCTACGGGTACATCCACGACCGGATCGTGGACCATCAGTACTCCCCGGGCTACCGGCTGGTGCTCAGCGCGATCGCCGACGAGCTCGACATGAGCGTCGTGCCGGTGCGCGAGGCGATCCGCCGGCTCGAGGCCGAGGGCTACGTGACGTTCGAGCGCAACGTCGGCGCCCGCGTGGCCGTCGCCGACGAGAGCGAGTACGTCTACACGATGCAGACGCTCGGGCTGGTCGAAGGCTCGGCGATCTCGCTGGCCGCGCCCCTGCTGTCGGCGCAGCACCTCGAGCGCGCTCACCGGTACAACGCGCAGCTGCGCGCGCTGCTCGAGGACTTCGACGCGCACGAGTTCACGCGCGTCAACCAGCTCTTCCACGCGACGCTGTTCGAGTCGTGCCCGAACCCGCACATCCTCGACCTCGTGCACCGCGGCTGGCGGCGCCTGCCCGGCGTGCGCGACTCGACGTTCTCATTCATCCCCGCCCGCGCCGGCCACTCCGTCGACGAGCACGAGGAGATCCTGCGGCTGATCGAGACGGACGCCCCCGCGCTCGAGATCGAACTGGCCGCCCGCAACCACCGCTGGCGCACGATGGACGAATTCGTCGCCGCGCGGCACAGCGCCCACCACTGA
- a CDS encoding fumarylacetoacetate hydrolase family protein → MSTQSTSTTDAADPRFAGLPGRPGKIVAIHLSYGSRADQRGRRPAAPSYFFKPSSSVAATGGTIERPVGTELLAFEGEIALVIGIPTRRVSLDEAWSHVAYVTAANDFGLYDLRANDKGSNVRSKGGDGFTPIGAQLIDARTLDPTTLRLRTWVNGTLVQDDTTADLIFPLAQFIADLSQHFTLEPGDVILTGTPAGSSVVVPGDVVEVEVDATTPDGAVSSGRLTTTVVQGEHGFDGAVGSLPEATDAQREDAWGSREAAGLAPVIQQAQRDETPAPFTLTAELRSKLEQAPTAGLSAQLRKRGLNNVSIDGVAAMHPDAKLVGVARTLRFVPNREDLFTAHGGGYNPQKRAFDALQSGEVMVIEARGEAGAGTLGDVLAARALAAGAAGVVTDGAVRDHDGVAAVGIPVFSHDAHPAVLGRKHVAWDYDLTIACGGATVQPGDIIVGDRDGVIVIPPALVEEVVDEALIKEAEDGWVLQRVAEGERLEGLFPMNKQWRARYECRLPDSSDDTAPDAEQR, encoded by the coding sequence ATGAGTACGCAAAGCACTTCGACGACGGATGCCGCCGACCCGCGTTTCGCAGGACTTCCGGGCCGTCCCGGCAAGATCGTGGCGATCCACCTGAGCTACGGCTCGCGGGCCGATCAGCGCGGTCGCCGCCCTGCCGCCCCGTCCTATTTCTTCAAGCCCTCGAGCTCGGTGGCCGCCACCGGCGGCACGATCGAGCGTCCGGTCGGCACCGAACTGCTGGCGTTCGAGGGAGAGATCGCGCTGGTCATCGGCATCCCGACCCGCCGCGTGAGCCTGGACGAGGCCTGGAGCCACGTCGCGTATGTCACTGCCGCGAACGACTTCGGCCTGTACGACCTGCGCGCCAACGACAAGGGGTCGAACGTGCGCTCCAAGGGCGGCGACGGATTCACCCCGATCGGCGCGCAACTGATCGATGCGCGCACGCTGGACCCGACGACGCTGCGGCTGCGCACGTGGGTGAACGGCACCCTGGTGCAAGACGACACGACCGCCGACCTGATCTTTCCGCTCGCGCAGTTCATCGCCGACCTGTCGCAGCACTTCACGCTCGAGCCCGGCGACGTGATCCTCACCGGCACGCCCGCGGGATCGTCGGTCGTGGTCCCCGGAGACGTGGTCGAGGTCGAGGTGGATGCCACGACCCCCGACGGCGCGGTCAGCTCGGGCAGGCTGACGACCACCGTGGTGCAGGGTGAGCACGGCTTCGACGGCGCGGTGGGCTCGCTGCCGGAAGCCACCGACGCGCAGCGCGAGGATGCCTGGGGGTCACGCGAGGCCGCCGGCCTCGCCCCGGTCATTCAGCAAGCACAGCGAGACGAAACGCCTGCCCCCTTCACCCTCACAGCCGAGCTGCGATCCAAACTCGAACAGGCGCCGACGGCGGGCTTGTCGGCGCAGCTGCGCAAGCGCGGCCTGAACAACGTGTCGATCGACGGCGTCGCCGCGATGCACCCCGACGCCAAGCTGGTCGGGGTCGCAAGGACGCTCCGGTTCGTGCCGAACCGCGAAGACCTCTTCACCGCACACGGTGGCGGATACAACCCGCAGAAGCGCGCGTTCGATGCACTGCAGTCCGGTGAGGTGATGGTCATCGAAGCGCGCGGCGAGGCCGGGGCCGGCACGCTGGGCGACGTCCTGGCCGCGCGGGCGCTGGCCGCCGGCGCCGCAGGCGTCGTCACCGACGGGGCCGTGCGCGATCACGACGGTGTGGCGGCCGTGGGCATCCCGGTCTTCTCCCACGACGCGCACCCGGCGGTGCTCGGTCGCAAGCACGTCGCATGGGACTACGACCTGACCATCGCCTGCGGCGGCGCGACAGTGCAGCCGGGCGACATCATCGTCGGCGACCGCGACGGCGTGATCGTCATTCCGCCGGCGCTGGTCGAAGAAGTCGTCGACGAGGCGCTGATCAAAGAGGCCGAGGACGGCTGGGTGCTGCAGCGGGTCGCCGAAGGCGAACGCCTCGAGGGGCTGTTCCCCATGAACAAGCAGTGGCGCGCCCGCTACGAATGCCGACTGCCCGACTCGTCGGATGACACCGCGCCCGATGCGGAGCAGCGATGA
- a CDS encoding MFS transporter yields the protein MSSSAPAPHGGGLTQTGTIASSVDRRRVVFATVVGTTVEWYDFFIYAFAAATVFAALFFEPMGHEFAQIVSFFSVGVSFLFRPLGAFLAGHFGDKIGRRPMLVITLLLMGAATTLVGLLPTHAVIGVWAPILLIFLRVVQGISAGGEWGGAVLMAVEHAPKKKRGLFGASPQIGVPIGLLLASMVLAIVEAIFPGVPAGSDIALADTAFGQWGWRIPFLLSIVLIAVGYWVRRRVEESPVFEEIAERKAETRMPIVKLLRHHLLLVIVAALVFAGNNAVGYMTTGGYVQHYATDPKGPLQLDPGSVFWIVAISGVTWLVFTWFGGWLSDKIGRRNTYIVGWVSLMIGVFLLFPLTNIGTLWSLLAALVILTVGLGLTYGPQAALYAELFPASIRFSGVSISYAIGAVLGGAFSPLIAQAIFQSTGSTLGITWYLAGVVVLAFIATLLLRDRSGIPLDPEHEEQQAHGQIYGMKQV from the coding sequence ATGAGTTCATCCGCTCCCGCTCCGCATGGAGGAGGGCTCACGCAGACCGGCACGATCGCCAGCTCGGTGGACCGGCGTCGAGTCGTGTTCGCCACCGTCGTCGGCACCACGGTCGAGTGGTACGACTTCTTCATCTACGCGTTCGCGGCCGCGACCGTGTTCGCCGCGCTGTTCTTCGAGCCGATGGGGCACGAGTTCGCTCAGATCGTCTCGTTCTTCAGCGTCGGCGTGAGCTTCTTGTTCCGACCGCTGGGCGCATTCCTGGCCGGGCACTTCGGAGACAAGATCGGCCGTCGCCCGATGCTGGTGATCACCCTGCTGCTCATGGGCGCGGCAACGACCCTCGTCGGCCTGCTGCCCACCCACGCCGTGATCGGCGTCTGGGCGCCCATCCTGCTGATCTTCCTGCGCGTCGTGCAGGGCATCTCGGCCGGCGGCGAATGGGGCGGTGCGGTGCTGATGGCCGTCGAACACGCGCCGAAGAAGAAGCGCGGACTGTTCGGGGCCTCGCCGCAGATCGGCGTGCCGATCGGCCTGCTGCTGGCATCGATGGTGCTGGCGATCGTCGAGGCGATCTTCCCGGGCGTGCCCGCCGGCTCTGACATCGCACTGGCCGACACCGCTTTCGGGCAGTGGGGCTGGCGCATCCCGTTCCTGCTGTCGATCGTGCTGATCGCGGTGGGCTACTGGGTGCGGCGCCGCGTCGAAGAGAGCCCGGTGTTCGAAGAGATCGCTGAGCGCAAGGCCGAAACGCGCATGCCGATCGTGAAGCTCCTGCGTCACCACCTGCTGCTGGTGATCGTCGCCGCCCTCGTGTTCGCCGGCAACAACGCCGTCGGATACATGACCACCGGCGGCTACGTGCAGCACTACGCCACCGACCCGAAGGGCCCGCTGCAGCTCGACCCGGGCTCCGTCTTCTGGATCGTCGCCATCTCGGGCGTGACTTGGCTCGTGTTCACCTGGTTCGGCGGATGGCTCTCTGACAAGATCGGGCGCCGCAACACCTACATCGTGGGCTGGGTCTCGCTCATGATCGGTGTGTTCCTGCTGTTCCCGCTGACCAACATCGGCACTCTGTGGTCGCTGCTGGCGGCGCTGGTGATCCTCACCGTCGGACTGGGTCTGACTTACGGGCCGCAGGCCGCGCTGTATGCCGAGCTGTTCCCGGCATCGATCAGGTTCTCGGGTGTGTCGATCTCGTACGCGATCGGCGCCGTGCTCGGTGGTGCGTTCTCGCCGTTGATCGCGCAGGCGATCTTCCAGTCGACCGGCTCGACGTTGGGCATCACGTGGTACCTCGCCGGTGTGGTCGTCCTCGCCTTCATCGCGACGCTGCTGCTGCGCGATCGCTCCGGCATCCCGCTGGACCCCGAGCACGAGGAGCAGCAGGCGCACGGTCAGATCTACGGCATGAAGCAGGTCTGA
- a CDS encoding IclR family transcriptional regulator, whose translation MATTPPARPRTRAGTPESRAAAGQGATTAPASQTLSRGIRILEVLADAQGALTIDDLAARLGVHRSIAYRLLRTLEDHALVTRDSAGGVQLGPRMAALAAGVAHDLQAAALPELTAIANELGMTCFLAVLDRDECITLTSVEPRHAVASVAQRPGARHPITVGAPSKVILASLPEAEWPVAVDAALRAEITAAREHGFATSHDEVIPTVQAVAVPLRLRQGQRPAAIAVVHVGPTGEPSAIAARLTRSAAAIRDALGA comes from the coding sequence ATGGCGACCACGCCCCCCGCACGACCCCGTACCCGCGCAGGCACGCCCGAGTCCCGAGCCGCGGCAGGGCAGGGAGCGACGACCGCGCCGGCCTCGCAGACCCTGAGCCGCGGCATCCGGATCCTCGAGGTGCTCGCCGACGCGCAGGGCGCCCTCACCATCGACGACCTCGCCGCGCGTCTGGGTGTGCACCGATCGATCGCGTACCGGCTGCTGCGCACGCTCGAAGACCACGCGCTGGTGACCCGCGACTCGGCCGGCGGAGTGCAGCTCGGCCCGCGCATGGCGGCACTGGCAGCCGGGGTCGCGCACGACCTGCAGGCCGCCGCACTGCCCGAGCTGACGGCGATCGCGAACGAGCTCGGCATGACGTGCTTCCTCGCCGTGCTCGACCGGGACGAATGCATCACGCTGACCAGCGTCGAACCGCGGCACGCCGTCGCCTCCGTCGCGCAGCGGCCCGGGGCGCGGCATCCCATCACTGTGGGCGCGCCGAGCAAGGTCATCCTCGCCTCGCTGCCCGAGGCGGAGTGGCCCGTCGCCGTCGATGCCGCGCTGCGCGCCGAGATCACCGCCGCGCGCGAGCACGGGTTCGCCACGAGCCACGACGAGGTGATCCCGACCGTGCAGGCCGTGGCGGTGCCGCTGCGGCTGCGGCAGGGCCAGCGGCCCGCGGCGATCGCCGTCGTGCACGTCGGCCCTACCGGCGAGCCGTCGGCCATCGCGGCCCGGCTGACCCGGTCGGCCGCCGCGATCCGCGACGCCCTCGGGGCCTGA
- a CDS encoding FAD-dependent monooxygenase encodes MQFHHNGYVSGEPRVLPAAGTGIDRPDDLPDEMDVLIVGSGPAGMLLAAQMSQYPTVVTRMIERRDGRLVLGQADGIQPRSVETFQAFGFGPHIISEAYNIAWMNYWTPDPEHRENIIRTTRQADYAKDISEFPHLIVNQARVLDYFAEAAQRGPARITPDYGIEFVGLTVHPEGEHPVEVQVRYVAGPRKGQERTVRATYVGGADGARSQVREAIGRKHIGNFAAHAWGVMDVTVETDFPDWRTKCAINAEAGNILHIPREGGYLSRVYVDLGEVPEDDHHHVRSTPLEKIVEKANEILHPYTIEVKQAAWHSVYEVGHRVTDKFDDVDVDADHAPHVFLMGDACHTHSAKAGQGMNVSMQDGFNLGWKLGSVLTGRSPASLLSTYSAERQPVAQQLIDFDRQWSSLMARKPEEISDPQELANFYLATSEFPSGFMTQYPPSMIIGEATHQELATGFPLGKRFKSAQAVRVCDGNVEHIGHHHRADGRWRVYAFADRPGQGEASALADWAEWMQTSPDSPVVRYTPAGADEDAVLDVKVIYQQPHEDIDVVAAPDVFRPRCGTLHLKNWEKVYATGSDTDIFDERGLSRDGVVVVVRPDQYVAAVLPLQATDELGAFFAQNLVPAAS; translated from the coding sequence ATGCAGTTCCACCACAACGGTTACGTCTCGGGCGAGCCCCGCGTGCTGCCGGCCGCAGGCACCGGAATCGATCGGCCGGACGACCTGCCCGACGAGATGGATGTGCTGATCGTCGGCTCGGGACCGGCGGGCATGCTGCTGGCCGCGCAGATGTCGCAGTACCCGACCGTGGTCACGCGCATGATCGAGCGCCGCGACGGGCGTCTGGTCCTCGGCCAGGCCGACGGCATCCAGCCGCGCAGCGTCGAGACGTTCCAAGCGTTCGGCTTCGGGCCGCACATCATCAGCGAGGCCTACAACATCGCGTGGATGAACTACTGGACGCCCGACCCCGAGCATCGCGAGAACATCATCCGCACCACGCGGCAGGCCGACTACGCCAAGGACATCAGCGAGTTCCCGCACCTGATCGTGAACCAGGCGCGGGTGCTCGACTACTTCGCCGAGGCGGCCCAGCGCGGACCGGCGCGCATCACGCCCGACTACGGCATCGAGTTCGTCGGGCTCACCGTGCACCCGGAAGGGGAGCACCCCGTCGAGGTGCAGGTGCGCTACGTCGCCGGTCCCCGCAAGGGCCAGGAGCGCACGGTGCGTGCCACGTACGTCGGCGGTGCCGACGGTGCGCGCAGCCAGGTGCGCGAGGCGATCGGCCGCAAGCACATCGGCAACTTCGCGGCCCACGCGTGGGGCGTCATGGACGTGACCGTCGAGACCGACTTCCCGGACTGGCGCACCAAGTGCGCGATCAACGCCGAGGCCGGCAACATCCTGCACATCCCGCGCGAGGGCGGCTACCTGTCGCGCGTGTACGTCGATCTGGGCGAGGTGCCCGAGGACGACCACCACCACGTGCGGTCCACTCCGTTGGAGAAGATCGTCGAGAAGGCGAACGAGATCCTGCACCCGTACACGATCGAGGTCAAGCAGGCCGCCTGGCACAGCGTGTACGAGGTCGGTCACCGCGTCACCGACAAGTTCGACGACGTGGATGTGGATGCCGATCACGCGCCTCATGTGTTCCTCATGGGTGACGCGTGCCACACGCACTCGGCCAAGGCCGGCCAGGGCATGAACGTGTCGATGCAGGACGGCTTCAACCTGGGCTGGAAGCTCGGCTCTGTGCTCACCGGACGCAGCCCCGCCTCGCTGCTGTCGACGTATTCGGCCGAGCGGCAGCCGGTCGCCCAGCAGCTGATCGACTTCGACCGCCAGTGGTCCTCGCTCATGGCCCGCAAGCCCGAAGAGATCTCCGACCCGCAGGAGCTGGCGAACTTCTACCTGGCCACCAGCGAATTCCCGTCCGGGTTCATGACGCAGTACCCGCCGTCGATGATCATCGGCGAGGCCACCCATCAGGAACTGGCGACCGGGTTCCCGCTCGGCAAGCGGTTCAAGTCCGCCCAGGCCGTGCGGGTGTGCGACGGCAACGTCGAGCACATCGGCCACCACCACCGCGCCGACGGGCGCTGGCGCGTCTACGCGTTCGCCGACCGTCCGGGGCAGGGCGAGGCATCCGCCCTGGCCGACTGGGCGGAATGGATGCAGACCTCGCCCGACTCGCCGGTCGTGCGCTACACGCCGGCCGGTGCCGACGAAGACGCGGTGCTGGATGTGAAGGTGATCTACCAGCAGCCGCACGAAGACATCGACGTGGTCGCCGCGCCCGATGTGTTCCGCCCGCGCTGCGGAACGCTGCACCTGAAGAACTGGGAGAAGGTGTACGCCACGGGGTCGGACACCGACATCTTCGACGAGCGCGGTCTGTCGCGGGACGGCGTGGTCGTCGTCGTCCGGCCCGACCAGTACGTGGCTGCGGTGCTGCCGCTGCAGGCCACCGACGAGCTCGGCGCGTTCTTCGCGCAGAACCTGGTGCCCGCGGCATCCTGA